The genome window agcccgtgctccgcaacaagagaagccaccgcaatgagaagcccgctcgccgcaactagagaaagcctgcgcgcagcaacggagacccaacacagccaaaaataaataatattttttaaaaaacgactAAGGCCAGACCCAGATGGGTCAGGGTTGGGGTCTGAGACCCAGCATCATGGGGTAGATAGGACCAAGGTTGTGAGTTGAGGGTGGGGTCAAGGGTCATGCTGGAAAAACCAGGCCTTTGCTTTGCACTtccaccaccctctcccccaacccaccCTAGCCCCACAATGTGCCTTAGTTTCCCTTTTCCCCCCTGGGAGCTTCCAGGCTTGACCTGAGCTCTCTGGGCAGGCCATCCACGGCTTCCGAGAGACAGAGAAGTCGCGCTGGTCAGAGGCAAGCCGGTCGATCCTGCAGCGTGTGCAGGCAGCCGCCTTTGGCCCCGGCCAGACCCTGCTCTCCTCGGTGCACGTGCTGGACCTGGAACCTCGGGGGTACATCAAGCCACACGTGGACAGCATCAAGGTGTGCAGAGGCCAGTGCCTTGGAGTTCCCGGCTGGGGGTGAGCCGGCCAGGCCAAAGCCCACCTGCCAGTGTGTCCCCTCTTCCAGTTCTGTGGATCCACGATTGCTGGCCTGTCCCTGCTCTCTCCCAGCGTCATGCGGCTGGTGCACACCCAGGAGCCAGGGGAGTGGCTGGAACTCTTGCTGGAGCCGGGCTCCCTCTACATCCTTAGGTACTGGCAGCCAGGGAGCCCCCACCCCACCAGTAACTCCTGAGATGCCCACCCAGCACTTTGAGCACCTTCTCTCCTTCAGCCCTGACAGCAGACTCTACCCCCCACCGCAGGCGCTCTGCCTGGAACAGGGGCTGCCCTCACCCCACCCGGCCACAGCCTCTATTTTCTCTTGCAGGGGTTCAGCCCGTTATGACTTCTCTCACGAGATCCTTCGGGATGAAGAGTCCTTTTTTGGGGAGCGTCGGGTTCCCCGGGGCCGACGCATCTCTGTAATCTGCCGCTCCCTCCCTGAGGGGATGGGGCCTGGGGAGCCCGGGCAGCTGCCCCCACCCTGCTGACCCCGGGGCCCTCCCCCCCAGCTGCTCAAGACACCGTGTTTGTGAATAAAGTTGGAGAGTGGACAAGCTGGCCTTCCTGGCACCGGCTGTTCTGGGGGGCTGGAATCTGCAGGGGAAGCCCGGGACCCCACCTGCCCACCCGTCGGGAGCATCCCCGGCAGGACACACACTCACGAGGCTGGAGGAGCAGTTTCCTTTATTGCGCCCCTTGCTGGCGGCCCAAACCACCTCCCCTTCTCTTCGCCTCAGCATCCAAGCCTCCAATAAATAAGTCAGCTGAGCTCCTCCAGCGGCTGCAGGGCCCCAGGCCGGGCATTCTCAGCCGCCGCAGCCACAGGCTGCCGCCGAGAGCTGGGGCAGCCGCTGCCAGCGGTGGCGATCGTCGAGGAAGGCCACATCGGCGTAGCGGGTGGGGCGGCAGCAGGGCCCACCGTGGGCTCGGCCCTGACCCCGCAGCCGGGCCAGCGTCAGGCCGTGCTGGGTGCGGGCGCCGCGGGGACAGCTGCCGGCACAGTAGCGGAAGATGACCGTCTCCTCCGACGTGTAGCCCAAGCCCAGCTCGGCCACGGGCAAGGGTAGGCTCCACAGCTGGCACGGACCGGCCAGGGCTCGGCGCGGGCGGGTGCCTGCGGGGACAGGGGGCAGCTGACAGCGGGCAGGGTCTGGGCGGGAAGGAGTCGGGGAGCGCACGGGGTTCTGGGGGTCCTTACCCAGCTGCGGCCTCCAGGTCCCTCTGTCCACCACTGGCTCAGACAAGAGCTCCTCCTCTGCCACCGAAgccccccaggccccagggccccCGCGGAGGTCCAAGTGCAGGGTCAGGAGCAGCAGAGAGCCTAGCAGGACTCGTCCTGTGGCCATGGTGACGGGCAGGTCCTGAGGGTGGAGATGCCCTGCGTCCTCAATTTATCCCCCGCCTGAGCTGCGGAGATAACCTCTTCACTGCCGGCCGCTGCCCTGTCACAAAGGCCTCCGCGTCCCACACCTGGGGCCCAGGCAGTCCCTTTCCTCCTGCCCCACACCGCACATCCTTCTAAGAGTTAAGGGCGCACACCCCCCGCATACCCCATCCAGACATTCCACAGACCTATTTCCGACACCCCCTCCGCCCCCTGATTTACGAGTGTCGTGGCGGCAGCCAGGGCCGAGCCCAGGGCGGGCAACCAGGGTCCCCACCCGACCTGCCATctggagggagaggtggggggcCCCGTGGGTCCCCCACTGGGGGCTCTCCCCACTTGGGCAGGGTGCTGGGGCTCAGTAGCCCCTGTGTCACGCACCAGGTAGAGCAGATGTGGGTAGGGGGAAGAGGTGGGTTGGCAGGTGGGTGAGCTGATGGGGAATCCATCGTGGCTCCTGCCTGGAGGATTAAGACATCATGCCCCTGTCTCCGGGCCTGGCGGGGCCAGCATCAAAACAGGAAAGGGGAGAGGCCCGGGGACAGCCAAGAGCTGGGACACCAGGGGCAGGAAGCTCACCCCGCAGGGACTCCTGTCTCTAGAAGGCCAACCTGAGCCCCCTGGGACCTCAGTCCTGCCCTAGGGTCAGAGGGCATCAGAGCAGAGGGGCGGTTAGGCCCCACCCTGGTCCCAGCgacctccctgcccttcccatcACCCCAGGGAAGTGAGCCTCCATCCCCAGCCGTGAAAGGGGGCTAAACCAGAGTCCCTCCCACGTGGGGAGGACAGACAGAAGACGCATTTAGTGTGTAACgtggtgcctggcactgtgcagTTGCGAGAGCTTCTGAGGCAAGGGAAATACGAACAGCTTGTGGAGGTTTGACGAGGTGCTCAATCTCACGCAGGTGAGACTGGCTTAAAACTCGGATGAGACTGTGCACCCAAGATTGGCAGACATCAAAGTGTGCTTACACccggctgggtgtgtgtgtgtgtgtgtgtgtgtgacacggGCACGCCTGTTGGTAGCACTGTAAATCGGTAGCCGCTGAGCATTTGCTGCAGAAGGTGCAAATCACATCCCTGATCCAGGACACCTGCTCAGGAACTCATCCTCCTCAGGTGAGGCAAGATGCAAGCTCAGGGTTATTCGCTGCCTTTTGTATCAGCAAGAGACTGGAGAGGACCTCAACTCCACCCACAGGGGACCGCCTCAATGGTTTTGGTGTGGTTTTTCTTGCGCTGTTTATTGAGACTACTTTCAGATGGGGGGTGGGAATGTCACTTATCCAAAGTCACCCAGAATTAAGAAACACCGGTGGGATTTGGACCCAAGTCAAGCTGAATGGAAGACCCCTGCTCTGAACCACCGGGGCACATGGCCCGGCCTGGTGGGGAGGCCTTAGACCTCGGTCCACGTGGCAGGCAGAGCAGGGGTGAAATTGCCAGGGCAAGGGGCCATTGCTTCTCTCCCAAAAGGCCTGGCggaaggatggggagggagggtggaatgACCTGGGACATTCCTAGGAATTAACCTGGCGTCTCAGGCATTCCCACTCGGCAGCCAAGGGCCTGTGGAACTGGATGGGAAAGTTTTCCACCCGCAGTCTCCAGCTTGGGCAAGACGGAAGGCCAGCATCCTGCCCCCAGCTGGATCCCTCCAACGGGGGTTCAGAAGTACTCCTGCTGCCAAATTCCGCTTCCAGCAACGTGACTATCCACGAACTCAAAAAGCCCTCCTGCTACAGCACTCCTAGCAATGCTAGATAAAATAAACGCCTAACCAACTTGTAAGCATCTAACGGAAGCCCCAGAAACATCACTGGGAAGTTGAAAAATAGGGGCCAGATGCCAAGATCAGCAAGAAGGGGGTTTGGGATTTTGTCGCCGTGTAGGGACAGAGCCACAAGCTGAGAACCACACCTAAAATGGGCTCAGGACAGgacttctggggcacctgctgggAGCATAGGCAAAAACCATCTGGAAGGACTTGCCTGCAAAGCAGACCATGCGGGAGTCTCACAGATAGAGGCCCGAGCTGGCCATGAGTCCGCCATCCCAGATCCCAAAACACGAGAACAGATCATGAAAAGGAGTCAGGATACAGCAGGATGCCCGTGAGCTTCAGGTCCTAGGTGAGTGTGATGGAGACTGTAAGTCAAGGAtgcttaaaactaaaaatgtgaaAGAAGGGATCAAAAACAGAAGGGGCCAGACACTCAAAGCAGACCTGCTGCactgagaaagaaacaaagataacTTGGAGAATTGGAAAACAGACAGTGAAACTAAGTACTGAATGGTTTAGGTGGTGGCTAAGCCACAGCTGAAGAGAGAACTGGTCAAAGGAAGACCTGAAAGAGATCACCCAGCAGAAGCCCAGTGGAGGAGGCTGAGGGGTAAGGAGAGGATTAAGTTCTAGAGGTTTCAGAAGCAGGGGACTGGAGACTGAGAGAAGTAAACTGTGGAGAAAACACTGGGGTCCTCAGACTCAGAGGGTGGGGTGACAGACGGGCAGCGGGACAGGAGGTGGTGAGTGTGGGAATCAAGAGCCCGAGGATTCTAGAAAACAGAGCCTGTTTATTGGGGGAGCCTCACTCCTTGAGGGAGAAGTGCATCTTGTCGTTGATCATCTTGCGCTCGGGGTTCAGGCGCTTGAGGATCTGGGCCAGCACGTTCACCGTCTGCTCACTGCTCAGCCCCGTCTTCTTGGTCTGGAACTTCTTCAGCAGGTCCTTGGTGGTCATGGGCTTCCGTGTCAGGTAGCGGCGCACGGCATCCTCGGTCACCTGCACGTCGCTGGAGGTGGGCAGGTGGGTGTCAGCAGGCGGCCCTCCGTCCCCAAGGCCCCCTCCGAGGCCCCCCCCCaagccccctccctgctcctgccATCCTCGCCAACTTACCCGCTGCTGGGAGTGgacttcccggactggggctgaGGGGTGGACTTCCCCGACAGGCTCTGGGGCCCGGTGTCCAGCCGCAGCCGCTTGGCCGCCGGCGTCTCGCTGGTCCGCTTCCCTGTGGGAGCAGAGGCGGGGCTGAGCCTTGGGGCGGGGAGCCTGGACCCCTGGGGGAACCCCGGGCCAGCGATGCCAGGATTACATGTGCAAGGGGTTCAGGGGCAGGCAGACAGGATGCTGAAAGGGAGGGCAAGTACGGGGTCAAGAGGTTGAGGCGGGCAGGGCGGGATGGGGCGACTCACCCTGCTCCAGCTTGTTGGCGGCCGCCCGCAGGGTGGAGGAAGTGCTGCCCGTCTCCGTGCTGGGTGTGCCGGGCCGGCTGTTGCCCCGGGAGCTGCCACCCGACTGCTTCCGCTCCCTCTTGGGGGgcgtcttcttcttctgggacaccggAGTTGGGGATGTGAGTCTGGAGAGGGACACGCCGTACCCCCGCCCCGGGCTGGGCCTTACCGCCATGAAGAGCGCCGAGGAGGCCTCGCTGTCGATGTCACTCTCCTCTGAGCTGTCCGACTCCTCGCTGCTGTCTGCGCAGGGCCAGAGGAGGGGCGTCAGGAGCGGaggccccgccccccccgccccatcccaGATCAGGGGCCTGGGCCGCGGCCGGGGGAGGCGCACCCACCTTTCCTCCGCTTCTTGTCCTGCGGCGTGGGCGCCTTCTtctcctcctcgtcctccttGTCCTCCTCAGGTGGCTTCTCCTCCTCGCTCTCCTCGCTGCTCTCACTCTGCTCATCCACGCCCTTGGGGCCCTCCtcctgctgggtgaccttgggcttgCCCTCCAGCTCGTCCTGGGAGCTGCTGCAAGACAAGCACAGAGCAGGCAGAGGGTGAGGGAATGCGTGTGCAGGCCGGCCCAGGGTCTCACATccgcctcctgcctgcctcacctgGAGCCGTCGGACATGTAGTCCACCTCCTGGCCCTCAAAGTCCCCATCGTCACTGTCCTCAAAGGCCTCGTCGTCTgaccccttcttcttcttcttcttcctgcccCCCTTGCTGGGCGGCGCCTTCTTCTTGGCTTTGAGGGCTCGGCCGCCTGGGGAAGGGGAGACAAGGGGAGGGGCTTGGATGGGCACACTTCACGCTTTGTGTATCCGATGACACCTGATGTCTCTGGGGCCTTTCCCCTCTGGGGAGAGACACCAGAACCGGCCCCAATTCCTCCAAGAGGCAAAGAGCTGGCCCAGGGGCGCACCTCTCACCCACAGGCCAACCCGACTccacacccccaccacccccttcTCTCTCACACGCAGGGCCACCATCCCTGCCCTGTATCACCTGGGCAGCCAGAGACCAGGCCTTGGCCCAGAGCCCACTGGCATGACTCAAACTGGCCAGTCCTAAGCCATTTCCTTGGAAACCCCAGTTGAGGCTGTGGCCGAGGCCTTCCTATGGCTCCCTGCTGCCTCCTACCAACCCTGGCGCTTCCCCAAGCAGACAATCTCCCGGGCCCAGGGGCCCATGAGTAACCAAGTTTTCCTTTCAGGggcattaacctctctgagtcatCACACAGCCACCTTGATAAATTATGACCGGGCACTAATCAGGCAGCTGTGCCGACCACCCCAGCCACGGAAGCTCTGCCAGCCTCACCCTCCTCGCCACTGGCCTCGCTGTCATCAGAGGACATCTCCAGGTCATCCTCCAGGTCGTGGATGCGCAGCTCACTGGCCTTCTTGCGCCCACGCTTCTCCTTCTCCTCGTCCTCCTCGTCCTGGTCCTGATCCTTGAGCCGCCGCTGCTGCATGATGCTGAAGTGGTTCAGGACTTTGTTTCTCCTGTGGGTGGGGGGCACAGCAGGGGCTGACAAggggcctggctccagagcccgcCTCCAGCAGCTGGGCCTTGTCCCGGGTGCCACCCTGCACTTCCACCAGGCATTCCCCAGAGGGGAACCACAGACACATGTAGGTGAGAAGAGGGACAAGCTGACCCCACACATGGGGACGCACAGGTGTGGCAGCAACAGCCTGAGATCACACAGGGAGAGCTGGCCCTCCTTCAGTTCCCGCTCTACCCGGAGTCCCTCAGGAGAAGGCCTCACGCGACGCTGATGCCCCAGCACCTCACTTGGGCTCAGGGCCTCTCTCGGGCAACAGAATCAGGCCATATGATACAGTCACATCCGTCGCTTTTGTTGTAAGTTCATGGGTGCCTTCTTTTTAATGGCAGGGGGTACTGGTGTTTCCATTTAGAGTGGtgatgaaagtttttaaaaacgtGATTGCATTTAAAGACAgtcttagggga of Delphinus delphis chromosome 3, mDelDel1.2, whole genome shotgun sequence contains these proteins:
- the GTF2F1 gene encoding general transcription factor IIF subunit 1 isoform X1; this encodes MAALGPSSQNVTEYVVRVPKNTTKKYNIMAFNAADKVNLATWNQARLERDLSNKKIYQEEEMPESGAGSEFNRRLREEARRKKYGIVLKEFRPEDQPWLLRVNGKSGRKFKGIKKGGVTENTSYYIFTQCPDGAFEAFPVHNWYNFTPLAKHRTLTAEEAEEEWERRNKVLNHFSIMQQRRLKDQDQDEEDEEKEKRGRKKASELRIHDLEDDLEMSSDDSEASGEEGGRALKAKKKAPPSKGGRKKKKKKGSDDEAFEDSDDGDFEGQEVDYMSDGSSSSQDELEGKPKVTQQEEGPKGVDEQSESSEESEEEKPPEEDKEDEEEKKAPTPQDKKRRKDSSEESDSSEESDIDSEASSALFMAKKKTPPKRERKQSGGSSRGNSRPGTPSTETGSTSSTLRAAANKLEQGKRTSETPAAKRLRLDTGPQSLSGKSTPQPQSGKSTPSSGDVQVTEDAVRRYLTRKPMTTKDLLKKFQTKKTGLSSEQTVNVLAQILKRLNPERKMINDKMHFSLKE
- the GTF2F1 gene encoding general transcription factor IIF subunit 1 isoform X3, which codes for MAALGPSSQNVTEYVVRVPKNTTKKYNIMAFNAADKVNLATWNQARLERDLSNKKIYQEEEMPESGAGSEFNRRLREEARRKKYGIVLKEFRPEDQPWLLRVNGKSGRKFKGIKKGGVTENTSYYIFTQCPDGAFEAFPVHNWYNFTPLAKHRTLTAEEAEEEWERRNKVLNHFSIMQQRRLKDQDQDEEDEEKEKRGRKKASELRIHDLEDDLEMSSDDSEASGEEGGRALKAKKKAPPSKGGRKKKKKKGSDDEAFEDSDDGDFEGQEVDYMSDGSSSSQDELEGKPKVTQQEEGPKGVDEQSESSEESEEEKPPEEDKEDEEEKKAPTPQDKKRRKDSSEESDSSEESDIDSEASSALFMAKKTPPKRERKQSGGSSRGNSRPGTPSTETGSTSSTLRAAANKLEQGKRTSETPAAKRLRLDTGPQSLSGKSTPQPQSGKSTPSSGDVQVTEDAVRRYLTRKPMTTKDLLKKFQTKKTGLSSEQTVNVLAQILKRLNPERKMINDKMHFSLKE
- the ALKBH7 gene encoding alpha-ketoglutarate-dependent dioxygenase alkB homolog 7, mitochondrial, whose product is MAGSGRLALRSVAGQGWVRGSGPAVLSRLRDAAVVRPGFLSAAEEETLSSELEPQLRRRRYEYDHWDAAIHGFRETEKSRWSEASRSILQRVQAAAFGPGQTLLSSVHVLDLEPRGYIKPHVDSIKFCGSTIAGLSLLSPSVMRLVHTQEPGEWLELLLEPGSLYILRGSARYDFSHEILRDEESFFGERRVPRGRRISVICRSLPEGMGPGEPGQLPPPC
- the PSPN gene encoding persephin isoform X2 produces the protein MICSRVLGSGMADSWPARASICETPAWSALQDLPVTMATGRVLLGSLLLLTLHLDLRGGPGAWGASVAEEELLSEPVVDRGTWRPQLGTRPRRALAGPCQLWSLPLPVAELGLGYTSEETVIFRYCAGSCPRGARTQHGLTLARLRGQGRAHGGPCCRPTRYADVAFLDDRHRWQRLPQLSAAACGCGG
- the PSPN gene encoding persephin isoform X1, with amino-acid sequence MICSRVLGSGMADSWPARASICETPAWSALQDLPVTMATGRVLLGSLLLLTLHLDLRGGPGAWGASVAEEELLSEPVVDRGTWRPQLGKDPQNPVRSPTPSRPDPARCQLPPVPAGTRPRRALAGPCQLWSLPLPVAELGLGYTSEETVIFRYCAGSCPRGARTQHGLTLARLRGQGRAHGGPCCRPTRYADVAFLDDRHRWQRLPQLSAAACGCGG
- the GTF2F1 gene encoding general transcription factor IIF subunit 1 isoform X2; the protein is MAALGPSSQNVTEYVVRVPKNTTKKYNIMAFNAADKVNLATWNQARLERDLSNKKIYQEEEMPESGAGSEFNRRLREEARRKKYGIVLKEFRPEDQPWLLRVNGKSGRKFKGIKKGGVTENTSYYIFTQCPDGAFEAFPVHNWYNFTPLAKHRTLTAEEAEEEWERRNKVLNHFSIMQQRRLKDQDQDEEDEEKEKRGRKKASELRIHDLEDDLEMSSDDSEASGEEGGRALKAKKKAPPSKGGRKKKKKKGSDDEAFEDSDDGDFEGQEVDYMSDGSSSQDELEGKPKVTQQEEGPKGVDEQSESSEESEEEKPPEEDKEDEEEKKAPTPQDKKRRKDSSEESDSSEESDIDSEASSALFMAKKKTPPKRERKQSGGSSRGNSRPGTPSTETGSTSSTLRAAANKLEQGKRTSETPAAKRLRLDTGPQSLSGKSTPQPQSGKSTPSSGDVQVTEDAVRRYLTRKPMTTKDLLKKFQTKKTGLSSEQTVNVLAQILKRLNPERKMINDKMHFSLKE